The following proteins are encoded in a genomic region of Spirosoma sp. SC4-14:
- a CDS encoding DUF952 domain-containing protein codes for MSLIYHVVPAKDWARFETAPMYEANSLQNEGFIHLSTESQVAGVLERYYQNATDLLLLHVDPARLTSELRYEVATNNELFPHLYGPLNKDAIVRIESIN; via the coding sequence ATGAGCCTGATTTATCACGTTGTTCCGGCAAAAGACTGGGCCAGGTTTGAAACGGCACCGATGTATGAAGCCAACAGTCTTCAGAACGAAGGCTTTATCCACTTATCGACTGAAAGCCAGGTTGCAGGCGTGTTGGAGCGATACTATCAGAATGCCACTGATTTATTGCTTCTGCACGTTGACCCGGCCCGACTGACGAGCGAGTTGAGGTATGAAGTTGCAACAAACAATGAGCTATTTCCCCATTTATATGGACCCTTGAATAAAGACGCCATTGTTCGTATCGAGTCAATAAACTAA
- a CDS encoding efflux RND transporter periplasmic adaptor subunit, translating into MKAFRVIIPVLLLIALFVFAGVLPRLKNNQELQAAAREESSREPIVNVVPLKHSADTTGLTLPGQIQPYRQTPLYARTQGFLRRWYVDIGAQVKEGQVLATIDAPELDQEIARAKADQQLAQTNLERLQSVQLPGAVAKQDIDTRQSAVAVARAALGRLQALKDLQQIRAPFSGIITSRTAENGTLVSPGSGQPLFTISEIGMLRVFVDVPQTYFRYIKVGLPATIVVPELKNRTFTGKVVRTSGTLRSDSRTLLTEVAIPNPKGELPSGLYSQVKFNMVAASAPVLIPANALQMTSEGPRVVVVEADQRVRFVPITLGRDYGTTIEASTGLTGLEHVVTNPNDRLRDGQKVRFRKPVIEKTVAQR; encoded by the coding sequence ATGAAAGCGTTTCGAGTCATCATCCCTGTGTTGCTGCTGATCGCCTTGTTCGTGTTTGCTGGCGTTTTACCGCGCCTGAAAAACAATCAGGAACTACAAGCTGCGGCACGCGAAGAAAGCAGCCGGGAACCTATCGTGAATGTGGTTCCGCTGAAACACTCTGCCGACACAACCGGCCTGACCTTGCCCGGTCAGATTCAGCCGTATCGGCAAACTCCGTTATATGCCCGTACGCAGGGTTTTTTGCGTCGGTGGTATGTCGACATTGGCGCTCAGGTAAAAGAAGGGCAGGTGCTGGCTACAATCGACGCCCCCGAACTCGATCAGGAAATTGCCCGTGCCAAAGCCGATCAGCAACTGGCGCAAACCAATCTGGAGCGTTTGCAGAGCGTTCAGCTTCCGGGGGCGGTTGCCAAACAGGATATCGATACCCGCCAGTCGGCAGTGGCGGTGGCTCGGGCAGCGTTGGGGCGCCTGCAGGCATTGAAAGATTTGCAGCAGATTCGGGCACCCTTCAGCGGAATCATTACCAGCCGTACTGCCGAGAATGGCACACTGGTGTCGCCCGGCTCTGGCCAGCCACTCTTCACAATTTCCGAAATAGGAATGCTCCGTGTTTTTGTGGATGTTCCTCAGACCTATTTTCGCTATATCAAAGTCGGATTGCCCGCTACCATTGTTGTTCCCGAGCTAAAAAATCGGACCTTTACGGGAAAAGTTGTACGAACATCGGGAACGCTACGCAGCGATTCGCGGACCTTACTGACCGAAGTCGCTATTCCGAATCCTAAAGGTGAATTACCATCAGGATTATATAGCCAGGTTAAATTTAATATGGTAGCGGCCAGTGCGCCGGTGCTGATTCCTGCCAACGCATTACAAATGACTTCTGAAGGACCACGCGTTGTGGTTGTCGAAGCCGATCAACGGGTTCGGTTTGTTCCGATTACGCTTGGTCGTGATTATGGAACAACGATAGAAGCCTCCACGGGCTTAACCGGTCTGGAGCATGTTGTAACTAACCCTAATGATCGTTTACGCGATGGACAGAAAGTCCGTTTCCGAAAGCCTGTTATTGAAAAAACCGTTGCCCAGCGATGA